From the Mesotoga infera genome, the window TGCTTGCGATAGCTACCTCTATCGATGCCCTGGCTGTTGGAAGCGCGTATGCGTTTCTTGGAAATCCAATCATCCTCACTGCCGTAATGACGGGGCTGATTACCGCCACTCTGTCCGCTCTGGGAATAACGGGCGGGCAGAAACTGGGGCGGAAATTCGGCAAATTGATGGAAGCAGTCGGAGGGATCGTGTTGATCTCGATTGGCACAAGAATCCTCTTCGAACATCTCTACTAGGTCTATTGGACTAGTCTTTCGATGATTCCGACCAATTGCTTCCCGCTTTCTATAAGATTCGACTTGACCTCCTTCAAATCCTGTTTCATCTGTAATCCTTTGAAGTTCTTCGTGCCGACAACATTCGCGCCAGCCTTCTCAACTTTTGCGGAGAACCTCTTTAGGGCTTTCTCATTTGTCTCACCGGCTCCTACACCCACCAGGAACACACTCTTGCCTTTCAGATCGGCCTTTTTGACGAATGTATTCATCTGAGGCGAAGGATGCCAGGCGAAGATAGGAGTTAGCAGCACCACGAACTCGAAATCGCCGACATCTGGAAGAGGTTCTTTCAAAGGACTTCCAAGGCCAAGCAGCGCGGAGAACCCGGATATCGATTTCCCTGGCTTTTCATCTTCAAGTTTGAAAAGCTTTGCACCAATTGAATCTGCAAAGCTTTCCGCAATTTCCTTTGTCGAACCGGTTCTGCTGTAATAAACTGCACAGAGTTTCACATTGATCATCCCCTATTTTCCAAAATTGATCTTCCACTGGAAATCACATCGACTATCTGGAAATCCCGGTCAATG encodes:
- a CDS encoding flavodoxin family protein; translated protein: MKLCAVYYSRTGSTKEIAESFADSIGAKLFKLEDEKPGKSISGFSALLGLGSPLKEPLPDVGDFEFVVLLTPIFAWHPSPQMNTFVKKADLKGKSVFLVGVGAGETNEKALKRFSAKVEKAGANVVGTKNFKGLQMKQDLKEVKSNLIESGKQLVGIIERLVQ